GCGGGACGAATCGGACCGTGAAGGGATGCGGGTCGTTGTCGAGCTGAAAAAGGACGAGAATCCACAGATCGTTCTCAATCACCTTTACAAGCAGACCCAGATGCAGTCCTCCTTCGGCATCATCATGCTGGCCATCGTCAACAACCGGCCGAAGGTTCTTACCCTGCGCGAGACTATCAATCATTTCATCGACCACCGCCGGGAGATCGTCACCCGCCGCACTATCTTCGATCTGAAGAAGGCCGAGGCCCGTGCCCATATCCTGGAGGGCCTGAAAATCGCGCTGGACTGGCTAGATGCCGTGATCGAACTGATCCGCGGGTCTAAAAACCCGGCGGAGGCCAAGGAAGGGCTCATGTCCGGCATTTTTTCCGACGAGGAATGGCTGAAAAAGCTTGGCCTTTCCCTGCCGGCAAATCATGCCGAATATGCCAAACCGGTCATGCTTTCCGAGCTCCAGGCCCAGGCCATCCTTGAGATGCGACTCCATCGCCTCACCGGCATGGAGCGGGACAAGATCATCGACGAATACCACGAGATCCTTCGGTATATAGCCCGTCTCAAGGAGATTCTCGCTTCGGAAACGGAGATCCTGAAGATCATTGTCGGCGAACTTCTGGAGCTGAAAGAGAAGTTCGGCGACAAACGGCGCACCGAGATCATCGATCAGACGGCGGAAATATCCCTAGAAGACACGATCGTCGAAGAGGATATGGTGGTGACAATTTCCCACACCGGATACATCAAGCGTAATGCGGTGACCATGTACCGTGCCCAGCGCCGTGGCGGCAAGGGCAAAACCGGCATGAAAACCAAGGAAGAGGATTTCGTAGAGCAGCTGTTCATCGCCTCTTCCAAGGATTACCTGATGTTTTTCACCGATGCGGGCAAGGTTTACTGGCTGAAGGTCTATGAAATCCCGGAAGCAGGACGGGCTACCAGGGGCAAGGCTATCGTCAACCTGCTCAACCTTTCCGCCAATGAGAAAATTACAGCCATCCTCCCGGTCAAGGAGTTTGCCGCCGACAAATTCATCATGATGGCCACCCGTCACGGTGTGGTGAAAAAGACGCCGCTTATGGAATATTCCCATCCGCGCCTGGGGGGGATAATCGCCGTCAACCTGGACGAAGGGGACAAGCTGATCTCGGTAGCGCTCACTGACGGCCGCCAGGATGTGCTGCTGGCCTCAAGGAACGGCAAGTCCATCCGCTTCAAGGAGTCGGATGTCAGGACTGTTGGCCGGGTATCCCGAGGGGTGCGGGGCATGACCCTGGAAGATGACGATGTGGTCATCGGCATGGAAATCATCAACGAAGAGTACACCGATTCCACTCTCTTCACTGTCACCGAAAACGGTTTCGGCAAACGGACCGAGCTTGGGGAA
This region of Geotalea daltonii FRC-32 genomic DNA includes:
- the gyrA gene encoding DNA gyrase subunit A; this encodes MLTQTNKVAVNIEDEMKRSYMDYAMSVIIGRALPDVRDGLKPVHRRCLYAMYDMGNDYNKPYKKSARVVGDVIGKYHPHGDTAVYDTLVRMAQDFSLRYPLVDGQGNFGSVDGDSPAAMRYTEIRMYQLAHELLADIDKETVEMGPNYDDSLKEPLVLPAKFPNLLVNGSSGIAVGMATNIPPHNLAEVIDGIVAVIHNPELTFEELIALIPGPDFPTAGFIYGREGILSAYSTGRGIIQMRARAIVETHKKTERQSIVVTEIPYQVNKARLVEKIAELVREKKIEGISDLRDESDREGMRVVVELKKDENPQIVLNHLYKQTQMQSSFGIIMLAIVNNRPKVLTLRETINHFIDHRREIVTRRTIFDLKKAEARAHILEGLKIALDWLDAVIELIRGSKNPAEAKEGLMSGIFSDEEWLKKLGLSLPANHAEYAKPVMLSELQAQAILEMRLHRLTGMERDKIIDEYHEILRYIARLKEILASETEILKIIVGELLELKEKFGDKRRTEIIDQTAEISLEDTIVEEDMVVTISHTGYIKRNAVTMYRAQRRGGKGKTGMKTKEEDFVEQLFIASSKDYLMFFTDAGKVYWLKVYEIPEAGRATRGKAIVNLLNLSANEKITAILPVKEFAADKFIMMATRHGVVKKTPLMEYSHPRLGGIIAVNLDEGDKLISVALTDGRQDVLLASRNGKSIRFKESDVRTVGRVSRGVRGMTLEDDDVVIGMEIINEEYTDSTLFTVTENGFGKRTELGEYRCQSRGGKGIITIKTTERNGCVVDIKQVVDENDLMLITDQGKILRVPVEGFSIIGRNTQGVRLMVTEDDERVVAVARLAEKEEDDADESTDGGLDTEVEEQE